GCGGGCGGCCATGCTTGCCGGCGGCATATCAAAGGCTATGAATACCACCGCCTTTGGTCTTGTTATTGCTGTACCTTGTATGGTGGCCTATACCTTTCTCCACAATACACAGGTGGCCCTCACCCATCGTCTTGACGATGCGATGTTGCGATTCCATAATTTTCTTCATAAACGACAGTCCCGGTGAAGCTCGCCTCTTCAAAACGGCCGTTTTTACCGTCAGAAGTAACCGGGGCAGAGATAGATCTCGATGTGACCCCCGTAATGAATCTCATGATTGTTCTTATCCCTCTGCTTGTATCTATGACGGTTTTTGCACACTACTCCATTCATGATTTTTATCTTCCCTCTAATGTGAGTGATACAACACCTTCCGATGGAGAGGTTTCGATGTATTCCACGGTGGTTCTTACTCAGGACAGCCTGTACATTACCGTGGGTGCAGAAAAATTGGATTCTCTTGCCTTTGACAGCACTGCTTTTGACGAAGACTATTTTCTTTCTGCCCTGGGGACAATACGGTACCGCAGTGATGATTATTCTCGCAGTATTATATCTGTCGCCGATCCTGTTGCCGTTTATGGATCTATGCCGCAAGCAGGATTTACCGATATTGGTCTCTCGTCCTTTATCCCGCGGGAAGGACAATGAAACGTACGGGTATCTCCCAGGCACGTACAGCTCCTGCTGGTGCGGGAGGTGCTTTTCGGCCGCAGCTGACATCTCTTATTGATGTCATGGTGATTCTTTTGGTGTTTCTTCTGAAGAATTTTTCCGTGGATGGACAGCTTATCACCCCTGATCCAAAAATATCTCTGCCCCAGTCCACAACAGATGCAGAGCTTCATCCCGCCCTAAATATTCACATTCGCCCCGATATGATACTGGTGGAACAGGAGCCAGTCATGTCCATAGAAAAAACGGGTGCAGAAGAAGAGCTGCTCTTAGCAGATTTGTATGATGAGCTTCGGGATCGAAGAGAGGAAGGCCTTTTAATTCATGCAGACCGGACGATTCCCTTTGAGATTATTAA
This portion of the Chitinivibrio alkaliphilus ACht1 genome encodes:
- a CDS encoding biopolymer transporter ExbD encodes the protein MKLASSKRPFLPSEVTGAEIDLDVTPVMNLMIVLIPLLVSMTVFAHYSIHDFYLPSNVSDTTPSDGEVSMYSTVVLTQDSLYITVGAEKLDSLAFDSTAFDEDYFLSALGTIRYRSDDYSRSIISVADPVAVYGSMPQAGFTDIGLSSFIPREGQ
- a CDS encoding ExbD/TolR family protein is translated as MKRTGISQARTAPAGAGGAFRPQLTSLIDVMVILLVFLLKNFSVDGQLITPDPKISLPQSTTDAELHPALNIHIRPDMILVEQEPVMSIEKTGAEEELLLADLYDELRDRREEGLLIHADRTIPFEIIKKVMHTSSKAGVEHFSILVEQVE